A stretch of the Vigna radiata var. radiata cultivar VC1973A chromosome 7, Vradiata_ver6, whole genome shotgun sequence genome encodes the following:
- the LOC106766625 gene encoding probable xyloglucan endotransglucosylase/hydrolase protein 26, translated as MLVVLLTLAFLPNIIQVDANFSKSMHLTWGVQHASILGEDLHLVLDKTSGSAAQSKRSFLFGSIEMQIKLVPGNSAGTVTAYYLSSAGNQHDEIDFEFLGNSTGQPYTVHTNLYTQGKGSKEQQFYLWFDPTANFHNYTIHWNPTEIVWYVDDVPIRVFRNHEQEGITYPNKQGMRVCTSLWNADNWATRGGLVKTDWNHAPFTARFHHFRARACKWSGAKSIHQCAYNIPANWWTSARYKKLTHTQLEQLNWIRNNYMIYDYCTDTKRFNGQMPPECFKPQF; from the exons atgcTAGTAGTTTTGTTAACCTTAGCATTCCTTCCCAACATTATCCAAGTGGATGCCAACTTTTCCAAGAGCATGCACCTCACTTGGGGAGTCCAACATGCATCAATTCTGGGTGAAGACCTTCATCTTGTGTTGGATAAAACCTCAG GGTCAGCTGCTCAATCGAAGAGATCATTCTTATTTGGGAGCATTGAAATGCAAATCAAGCTTGTACCTGGTAATTCTGCCGGAACAGTCACAGCATACTAT TTATCTTCTGCAGGAAACCAGCATGATGAGATAGACTTTGAGTTCTTGGGCAACAGTACAGGACAACCATACACTGTCCATACTAACTTGTACACGCAAGGAAAAGGAAGCAAAGAGCAACAATTTTACCTCTGGTTTGACCCAACTGCTAATTTTCACAATTACACCATTCACTGGAATCCCACAGAAATTGT CTGGTATGTTGATGATGTGCCAATTCGTGTTTTCCGCAACCATGAACAAGAGGGCATCACTTACCCAAACAAACAAGGAATGAGGGTTTGCACCAGCCTATGGAATGCAGACAACTGGGCAACCAGAGGAGGCCTAGTAAAGACGGACTGGAATCACGCACCATTCACGGCCAGATTCCACCATTTCAGAGCAAGGGCTTGCAAGTGGAGTGGAGCAAAGAGCATCCATCAATGTGCCTATAATATCCCTGCAAATTGGTGGACTTCCGCTAGATACAAGAAGCTGACCCACACCCAGTTGGAACAGCTGAATTGGATCAGAAACAATTACATGATCTATGACTACTGCACAGACACCAAAAGATTCAACGGACAGATGCCTCCAGAATGCTTTAAACCACAATTCTAA
- the LOC106768799 gene encoding transmembrane protein 234 homolog isoform X1: MEKMIAVGMVWGATNAIMRRGALLWDEALKSSAKPHPQSSMGQKMRISLGNWFKLLSIWQYSIPFLINLSASATFFAILSDAPLSLAVPVTNATTFAATAIFGIFLGERTHLLRAFFVFSPCDTSQLKSKLVHGKHKCFT; the protein is encoded by the exons ATGGAAAAGATGATCGCAGTGGGTATGGTGTGGGGCGCCACCAACGCTATCATGCGCCGCGGTGCGCTTCTCTGGGACGAGGCTCTGAAATCCTCTGCAAAGCCACATCCGCAGTCATCTATGGGCCAGAAAATGCGCATCTCCCTCGGGAACTGGTTCAAGCTTCTCTCCATCTGGCAATACTCCATTCCCTTCCTCATCAACCTCTCCGCCTCCGCCACTTTCTTCGCAATCCTCTCCGACGCCCCGCTCTCCCTCGCCGTCCCTGTCACCAACGCCACCACCTTCGCCGCCACCGCCATATTCGGCATCTTTCTCGGGGAACGCACACACCTCCTCCGCGCTTTCTTCG TTTTCTCACCATGTGATACCAGTCAATTGAAATCTAAATTGGTGCATGGTAAGCATAAATGTTTCACCTGA
- the LOC106768799 gene encoding transmembrane protein 234 homolog isoform X5 → MEKMIAVGMVWGATNAIMRRGALLWDEALKSSAKPHPQSSMGQKMRISLGNWFKLLSIWQYSIPFLINLSASATFFAILSDAPLSLAVPVTNATTFAATAIFGIFLGERTHLLRAFFVN, encoded by the exons ATGGAAAAGATGATCGCAGTGGGTATGGTGTGGGGCGCCACCAACGCTATCATGCGCCGCGGTGCGCTTCTCTGGGACGAGGCTCTGAAATCCTCTGCAAAGCCACATCCGCAGTCATCTATGGGCCAGAAAATGCGCATCTCCCTCGGGAACTGGTTCAAGCTTCTCTCCATCTGGCAATACTCCATTCCCTTCCTCATCAACCTCTCCGCCTCCGCCACTTTCTTCGCAATCCTCTCCGACGCCCCGCTCTCCCTCGCCGTCCCTGTCACCAACGCCACCACCTTCGCCGCCACCGCCATATTCGGCATCTTTCTCGGGGAACGCACACACCTCCTCCGCGCTTTCTTCG TCAATTGA
- the LOC106768799 gene encoding transmembrane protein 234 homolog isoform X4: MEKMIAVGMVWGATNAIMRRGALLWDEALKSSAKPHPQSSMGQKMRISLGNWFKLLSIWQYSIPFLINLSASATFFAILSDAPLSLAVPVTNATTFAATAIFGIFLGERTHLLRAFFVTAGNTNQMFRIVV, encoded by the exons ATGGAAAAGATGATCGCAGTGGGTATGGTGTGGGGCGCCACCAACGCTATCATGCGCCGCGGTGCGCTTCTCTGGGACGAGGCTCTGAAATCCTCTGCAAAGCCACATCCGCAGTCATCTATGGGCCAGAAAATGCGCATCTCCCTCGGGAACTGGTTCAAGCTTCTCTCCATCTGGCAATACTCCATTCCCTTCCTCATCAACCTCTCCGCCTCCGCCACTTTCTTCGCAATCCTCTCCGACGCCCCGCTCTCCCTCGCCGTCCCTGTCACCAACGCCACCACCTTCGCCGCCACCGCCATATTCGGCATCTTTCTCGGGGAACGCACACACCTCCTCCGCGCTTTCTTCG TGACTGCAGGGAATACGAATCAGATGTTTAGAATTGTGGTTTAA
- the LOC106768799 gene encoding transmembrane protein 234 homolog isoform X2 gives MEKMIAVGMVWGATNAIMRRGALLWDEALKSSAKPHPQSSMGQKMRISLGNWFKLLSIWQYSIPFLINLSASATFFAILSDAPLSLAVPVTNATTFAATAIFGIFLGERTHLLRAFFDYLVHGEQEWNHQDRDK, from the exons ATGGAAAAGATGATCGCAGTGGGTATGGTGTGGGGCGCCACCAACGCTATCATGCGCCGCGGTGCGCTTCTCTGGGACGAGGCTCTGAAATCCTCTGCAAAGCCACATCCGCAGTCATCTATGGGCCAGAAAATGCGCATCTCCCTCGGGAACTGGTTCAAGCTTCTCTCCATCTGGCAATACTCCATTCCCTTCCTCATCAACCTCTCCGCCTCCGCCACTTTCTTCGCAATCCTCTCCGACGCCCCGCTCTCCCTCGCCGTCCCTGTCACCAACGCCACCACCTTCGCCGCCACCGCCATATTCGGCATCTTTCTCGGGGAACGCACACACCTCCTCCGCGCTTTCTTCG ATTATTTAGTACATGGTGAACAAGAATGGAATCACCAAGACCGGgacaaataa
- the LOC106768799 gene encoding transmembrane protein 234 homolog isoform X3, with amino-acid sequence MEKMIAVGMVWGATNAIMRRGALLWDEALKSSAKPHPQSSMGQKMRISLGNWFKLLSIWQYSIPFLINLSASATFFAILSDAPLSLAVPVTNATTFAATAIFGIFLGERTHLLRAFFGTALIVLGLCFCINSY; translated from the coding sequence ATGGAAAAGATGATCGCAGTGGGTATGGTGTGGGGCGCCACCAACGCTATCATGCGCCGCGGTGCGCTTCTCTGGGACGAGGCTCTGAAATCCTCTGCAAAGCCACATCCGCAGTCATCTATGGGCCAGAAAATGCGCATCTCCCTCGGGAACTGGTTCAAGCTTCTCTCCATCTGGCAATACTCCATTCCCTTCCTCATCAACCTCTCCGCCTCCGCCACTTTCTTCGCAATCCTCTCCGACGCCCCGCTCTCCCTCGCCGTCCCTGTCACCAACGCCACCACCTTCGCCGCCACCGCCATATTCGGCATCTTTCTCGGGGAACGCACACACCTCCTCCGCGCTTTCTTCGGTACCGCTCTTATTGTCCTCGGTCTCTGCTTCTGCATCAACTCTTACTAG
- the LOC106768640 gene encoding casein kinase 1-like protein 3: MERIVGRKYKLGRKIGSGSFGEIYLATHVDTFEIVAVKIENRKTKHPQLLYEAKLYNILQGGSGIPNIKWSGIDGEENVLVLDLLGPSLEDLFVYCGRKFSLKTVLMLADQMITRIEYVHSKGFLHRDIKPDNFLMGLGRKANQVYIIDFGLAKRYRESGTNRHIPYRENKNLTGTARYASCNTHLGIEQSRRDDLESLGYVLLYYLRGSLPWQGLKAATKKQKYDKICQKKVSTPIEVLCKTHPVEFASYFHYCHSLTFDQRPDYGFLKRLFRDLFSREGYEFDYVFDWTILKYQQSQKSAVLPPLSPVPGASNSRAIPMDIDHHQGHVMERNRAGDAAGSGVKIQFKSPGGKNVSYENPLDKNIYGEANIPAASFSPASTSIRNSLKLSLSAEASNPGHGQGSKIGPSSSLMSSLQHMSSSK, encoded by the exons ATGGAACGCATCGTTGGCCGCAAGTACAAGCTCGGCCGCAAGATCGGAAGTGGATCCTTCGGCGAAATCTACCTCG CGACGCATGTTGACACCTTCGAGATCGTCGCCGTCAAGATC GAGAATAGAAAAACGAAGCATCCGCAACTTCTTTACGAGGCAAAGCTCTACAATATTCTTCAAGGAGGAA GTGGAATTCCGAACATAAAATGGTCTGGCATAGACGGGGAGGAAAATGTGCTTGTTCTTGACTTGCTTGGGCCGAGTCTTGAAGATCTTTTTGTGTATTGTGGAAGGAAGTTTTCATTGAAGACAGTGTTAATGTTGGCTGATCAAATG ATCACTAGGATAGAATATGTGCATTCTAAAGGATTTCTGCATAGGGATATTAAACCCGATAACTTTCTCATGGGACTTGGTCGGAAGGCCAACCAG GTTTACATAATTGATTTTGGGCTTGCAAAACGATACCGGGAATCGGGTACCAATCGCCACATCCCCTACAG GGAGAACAAAAACTTAACCGGCACAGCCCGATATGCAAGTTGTAATACTCATCTTGGGATTG aGCAAAGTCGGCGGGATGATTTGGAATCTCTAGGATATGTACTTTTGTATTACCTCAGAGGAAG CCTTCCTTGGCAAGGTCTAAAGGCTGCTACGAAGAAACAAAAGTATGATAAAATATGTCAGAAGAAAGTTTCAACTCCTATTGAG GTACTTTGCAAAACTCATCCAGTAGAGTTTGCTTCGTACTTCCATTACTGCCACTCATTGACATTTGATCAGCGACCTGATTATGGATTCTTAAAGCGCCTATTTCGGGACCTATTTTCTCGAGAAG GCTATgaatttgattatgtttttgATTGGACCATTTTAAAGTACCAGCAATCTCAAAAGAGTGCAGTGCTCCCTCCACTATCT CCAGTTCCAGGAGCAAGTAACAGTCGAGCAATCCCAATGGATATTGACCATCATCAAG GGCATGTTATGGAGCGGAATAGAGCAGGCGATGCTGCTGGTTCTGGTGTTAAAATCCAGTTTAAATCACCAGGGGGTAAAAATGTGAGCTATGAGAATCCACTTGACAAAAAT ATTTATGGAGAAGCAAATATACCCGCTGCTTCATTCTCTCCTGCTAGTACTTCTATAAGGAACTCCTTGAAGCTATCTTTGTCTGCTGAAGCTTCTAACCCTGGACACGGGCAAGGCAGTAAAATTGGCCCTTCAAGTAGCTTGATGTCATCTCTGCAGCACATGTCTTCTTCTAAATGA